A stretch of the Manis pentadactyla isolate mManPen7 chromosome 16, mManPen7.hap1, whole genome shotgun sequence genome encodes the following:
- the RNF39 gene encoding RING finger protein 39 isoform X1 encodes MEAPELVPGLVERLEQLATCPLCGGPFEDPVLLACEHSFCRACLSSRWGTPPATSSEAPPTACPSCGLPCPRRSLRSNVRLAVEVRISRGLREKLAEPGARAGRRRGGRIPTMGCLDPQGEDIRKTWRRFDAPTPKSSNSEDELPEDYPVVKNMLHILTVSPDSEKPCSLGPLPAFPSPADLTLDPGTAHRRLLISADRRSVRLAPPGTPAPPDGPARFDQLPAVLGAQGFGAGRHCWEVETVEAASFGDSSGEDEDDWESRYAVGAAGESVGRKGRVGLCPSGAVWAVEGRGSRLWALTAPEPTLLVGAGPPPQRIRVDLDWERGRVAFYDGRSLDLLFAFQAPGPLGERIFPLLCTRDPRALLRIVPAEG; translated from the exons ATGGAGGCGCCCGAACTGGTCCCAGGGCTGGTGGAGCGTCTGGAGCAGCTGGCGACGTGCCCGCTCTGCGGGGGCCCCTTCGAGGACCCAGTGCTCTTGGCGTGTGAACACAGCTTCTGCCGCGCGTGCCTGTCCAGCCGCTGGGGGACCCCGCCGGCGACCAGCTCCGAGGCGCCCCCCACCGCCTGCCCTTCCTGCGGCCTGCCGTGCCCCCGCCGCAGCCTGAGGTCTAACGTGCGGCTGGCGGTGGAAGTGCGCATTAGCCGCGGACTTCGAGAAAAGCTGGCCGAGCCCGGGGCCCGAGCCGGGAGACGCCGAGGGGGCCGCATCCCCACCATGGGTTGTCTGGATCCGCAAGGAGAG GATATAAGGAAGACATGGAGAAG ATTTGATGCCCCAACGCCCAAGTCATCTAACTCAGAGGACGAGCTCCCTGAAGATTACCCTGTGGTCAAGAACATGCTTCACATACTGACAG TCTCGCCTGACTCAGAGAAGCCCTGCTCACTCggtcctctccctgcctttccctctCCAGCCGACCTGACCTTGGACCCAGGCACTGCCCACCGGCGCCTGCTCATCTCTGCAGACCGCCGCAGCGTCCGACTGGCCCCACCAGGGACACCTGCACCCCCTGACGGCCCCGCACGCTTCGATCAGCTCCCAGCGGTGCTTGGAGCGCAGGGCTTCGGGGCCGGCCGCCACTGCTGGGAGGTGGAGACCGTGGAAGCCGCCTCCTTCGGAGACTCTTCTGGGGAGGATGAAGACGACTGGGAGAGCCGCTATGCAGTGGGCGCGGCCGGGGAGTCAGTGGGACGCAAGGGCCGCGTAGGGCTGTGCCCCTCGGGGGCCGTGTGGGCCGTGGAGGGTCGCGGCAGCCGCCTGTGGGCACTCACGGCACCGGAGCCCACCCTGCTGGTTGGTGCCGGGCCCCCGCCACAGCGCATTCGTGTGGACTTGGACTGGGAGAGGGGCCGCGTGGCCTTCTACGACGGCCGCTCGCTTGACCTGCTCTTCGCCTTCCAGGCTCCAGGCCCCCTGGGGGAGCGCATCTTCCCGCTCCTCTGCACCCGCGACCCCCGCGCCCTGCTACGCATCGTGCCCGCAGAAGGCTGA
- the LOC118924112 gene encoding LOW QUALITY PROTEIN: putative uncharacterized protein ZNRD1-AS1 (The sequence of the model RefSeq protein was modified relative to this genomic sequence to represent the inferred CDS: inserted 3 bases in 2 codons; substituted 1 base at 1 genomic stop codon), which yields MVKEQGTGGEIKEKLERKTIQSIERQKQYYWVPEREMKHTERHIHRAGQVTDLKNKTLIPLLHPPXSRTMFPKIVSEEHNIQNIQRRKLVNEWEQVQIKDHQERMLXGRELKEQXLKERIWRNSQSQPPTHEKHGRIKKEMEEFENVTAYPLFQPCSRSQIKVNVLMEKCQNREEENTIIKPHQRKFLTMPCFLRSQIGKIKD from the exons ATGGTGAAAGAACAAGGGACAGGTGGTGAAATCAAGGAGAAATTGGAGAGGAAAACAATTCAAAGCATAGAGAGACAAAAACAGTATTATTGGGTAcctgagagagagatgaaacaCACAGAAAGGCACATACATCGAGCAGGACAGGTCACAGAtcttaagaataaaacattaatacCATTACTACATCCCCC CAGTCGAACAATGTTCCCAAAAATTGTTTCAGAAGAGCATAACATCCagaacatacagagaagaaagttgGTAAATGAGTGGGAGCAGGTACAAATTAAAGATCACCAGGAACGCATGCTTTGAGGAAGAGAACTTAAAGAGC AGCTCAAGGAAAGAATCTGGAGAAATAGCCAGAGCCAGCCACCCACACATGAGAAGCATGGGAGAATAAAGAAAGAGATGGAAGAGTTTGAAAACGTTACTGCATATCCACTTTTCCAGCCATGCAGTAGAAGTCAGATTAAAGTGAATGTTCTTATGGAAAAGTGTCAAAATagagaagaagaaaatacaaTTATAAAACCACATCAAAGAAAATTCTTAACTATGCCATGCTTTTTGAGAAgtcaaataggaaaaataaaagattag
- the RNF39 gene encoding RING finger protein 39 isoform X2: MEAPELVPGLVERLEQLATCPLCGGPFEDPVLLACEHSFCRACLSSRWGTPPATSSEAPPTACPSCGLPCPRRSLRSNVRLAVEVRISRGLREKLAEPGARAGRRRGGRIPTMGCLDPQGEDIRKTWRRFDAPTPKSSNSEDELPEDYPVVKNMLHILTADLTLDPGTAHRRLLISADRRSVRLAPPGTPAPPDGPARFDQLPAVLGAQGFGAGRHCWEVETVEAASFGDSSGEDEDDWESRYAVGAAGESVGRKGRVGLCPSGAVWAVEGRGSRLWALTAPEPTLLVGAGPPPQRIRVDLDWERGRVAFYDGRSLDLLFAFQAPGPLGERIFPLLCTRDPRALLRIVPAEG, from the exons ATGGAGGCGCCCGAACTGGTCCCAGGGCTGGTGGAGCGTCTGGAGCAGCTGGCGACGTGCCCGCTCTGCGGGGGCCCCTTCGAGGACCCAGTGCTCTTGGCGTGTGAACACAGCTTCTGCCGCGCGTGCCTGTCCAGCCGCTGGGGGACCCCGCCGGCGACCAGCTCCGAGGCGCCCCCCACCGCCTGCCCTTCCTGCGGCCTGCCGTGCCCCCGCCGCAGCCTGAGGTCTAACGTGCGGCTGGCGGTGGAAGTGCGCATTAGCCGCGGACTTCGAGAAAAGCTGGCCGAGCCCGGGGCCCGAGCCGGGAGACGCCGAGGGGGCCGCATCCCCACCATGGGTTGTCTGGATCCGCAAGGAGAG GATATAAGGAAGACATGGAGAAG ATTTGATGCCCCAACGCCCAAGTCATCTAACTCAGAGGACGAGCTCCCTGAAGATTACCCTGTGGTCAAGAACATGCTTCACATACTGACAG CCGACCTGACCTTGGACCCAGGCACTGCCCACCGGCGCCTGCTCATCTCTGCAGACCGCCGCAGCGTCCGACTGGCCCCACCAGGGACACCTGCACCCCCTGACGGCCCCGCACGCTTCGATCAGCTCCCAGCGGTGCTTGGAGCGCAGGGCTTCGGGGCCGGCCGCCACTGCTGGGAGGTGGAGACCGTGGAAGCCGCCTCCTTCGGAGACTCTTCTGGGGAGGATGAAGACGACTGGGAGAGCCGCTATGCAGTGGGCGCGGCCGGGGAGTCAGTGGGACGCAAGGGCCGCGTAGGGCTGTGCCCCTCGGGGGCCGTGTGGGCCGTGGAGGGTCGCGGCAGCCGCCTGTGGGCACTCACGGCACCGGAGCCCACCCTGCTGGTTGGTGCCGGGCCCCCGCCACAGCGCATTCGTGTGGACTTGGACTGGGAGAGGGGCCGCGTGGCCTTCTACGACGGCCGCTCGCTTGACCTGCTCTTCGCCTTCCAGGCTCCAGGCCCCCTGGGGGAGCGCATCTTCCCGCTCCTCTGCACCCGCGACCCCCGCGCCCTGCTACGCATCGTGCCCGCAGAAGGCTGA
- the PPP1R11 gene encoding E3 ubiquitin-protein ligase PPP1R11, with translation MAEAGAGLSETVTETTVTVTTEPENRSLTIKLRKRKPEKKVEWTSDTVDNEHMGRRSSKCCCIYEKPRAFGESSTESDEDEEEGCGHTHCVRGHRKGRRHATPGPSPTTPLQPPDPSQPPPGPMQH, from the exons ATGGCCGAGGCAGGGGCTGGGCTGAGTGAGACCGTCACTGAGACAACGGTTACCGTGACAACCGAGCCC GAGAACAGGAGCCTAACCATCAAACTTCGcaaaaggaagccagagaaaaaGGTGGAATGGACTAGTGACACAGTAGACAACGAACACATGGGACGCCGCTCATCAAAAT GCTGCTGTATTTATGAGAAACCTCGGGCTTTTGGTGAGAGCTCCACGGAGAGTGATGAGGATGAAGAGGAGGGCTGTGGTCACACACATTGTGTCCGGGGCCACCGCAAAGGACGGCGTCATGCAACCCCAGGACCGAGCCCCACCACCCCTCTCCAGCCTCCTGacccctcccagccccctccaGGACCAATGCAGCACTAA
- the POLR1H gene encoding DNA-directed RNA polymerase I subunit RPA12 — protein sequence MDLNRTCSSFQSDLDFCPDCGSILPLPGVQDTVTCTRCGFSIKVRDFEGKIVKTSVVFNKMGTTMPVTVEEGPEFQGPVVDRRCSRCGHEGMAYHTRQMRSADEGQTVFYTCTNCKFQEKEDS from the exons ATGGACCTCAACCGCACCTGCTCCAGCTTTCAGTCGGACCTGGATTTTTGTCCGGACTGCGGCTCGATCCTGCCTCTGCCCGGGGTTCAGGATACGGTTACCTGCACGCGCTGTGGCTTCTCCATAAAAGTGCGAG ACTTCGAAGGGAAGATTGTGAAGACCTCAGTTGTGTTCAACAAAATGGGGACAACCATGCCTGTGACGGTAGAGGAAGGACCTGAGTTCCAGGGACCCGTG GTTGACAGGCGCTGCTCTCGATGTGGTCATGAGGGAATGGCATACCACACCAGACAGATGCGCTCAGCTGATGAAGGACAGACTGTCTTCTACACCTGTACCAACTGCAA GTTCCAGGAAAAGGAAGACTCttga